In the Acidobacteriota bacterium genome, one interval contains:
- a CDS encoding patatin-like phospholipase family protein — protein MNKPELPTVIRELPKIAIVLGTGGIKAMASLALFEFLADQKIPVDLMVGCSGGALACAMIGVGCTPTEVRELGMQKLKKELFSQLDYKSLAGIFSSHLGNFDKTSGILKPDRWRGALHEYFGDKKLEQLRPRTLLQTTDIDTGEGVVLTKGPLADAVYASCAFFPAFPPARIDGRNLGDGIYSAPVPVVEAIKRKMDVIIALDFKEKVKTEPKGFFSCFYRHIDNTMRTLTRSQMFLSIGMHHHEIVIIEVDFDHTINPWDVHELPAIVESGQKAINMHKAAILSAITGFSRTKAPVSPQPATGLGDLTDPNAGFRRTTILRDPTVIRE, from the coding sequence ATGAATAAACCTGAATTACCGACAGTTATTCGAGAACTGCCTAAGATTGCCATTGTCCTTGGAACAGGCGGGATTAAAGCGATGGCGAGCCTGGCGCTTTTTGAGTTTCTCGCAGACCAGAAAATTCCCGTTGATCTTATGGTGGGTTGCAGTGGCGGCGCATTGGCTTGCGCCATGATTGGTGTGGGTTGCACGCCGACCGAAGTTCGCGAACTGGGAATGCAAAAGTTGAAGAAGGAGTTGTTCTCGCAACTTGATTACAAATCGCTGGCTGGCATCTTCAGCTCGCATTTGGGCAATTTCGACAAAACATCCGGCATTTTGAAACCTGACCGATGGCGTGGAGCGTTGCACGAATACTTTGGCGACAAAAAGCTTGAACAATTACGACCTCGAACATTGCTGCAAACGACAGACATAGACACCGGCGAAGGGGTCGTGTTGACAAAAGGCCCGTTGGCGGACGCGGTCTACGCTTCATGCGCCTTTTTCCCGGCGTTTCCTCCGGCCAGGATTGATGGACGCAATTTGGGGGATGGAATTTACAGCGCTCCTGTGCCGGTGGTCGAAGCCATCAAACGCAAGATGGACGTCATCATTGCGCTGGATTTCAAGGAAAAGGTCAAAACGGAACCTAAGGGATTCTTCAGTTGTTTCTATCGCCATATTGACAACACCATGCGCACTTTGACGCGCAGTCAAATGTTTCTTTCGATTGGGATGCATCATCACGAAATCGTCATCATTGAGGTGGATTTCGACCATACAATTAACCCATGGGACGTGCATGAATTGCCCGCGATTGTCGAAAGCGGGCAAAAGGCCATCAACATGCATAAAGCGGCCATCCTGTCGGCCATTACCGGTTTTTCAAGGACGAAAGCACCTGTCTCTCCGCAACCGGCGACGGGCCTGGGCGATTTAACCGATCCCAACGCCGGTTTTCGACGAACGACGATTTTGCGTGACCCTACTGTGATACGGGAATAA
- a CDS encoding STAS domain-containing protein, producing the protein MEVIKEKRTDIQFLHLKGRIDNTNAQSLEDNLVKIIEDGARQLIVDCSEIEYLNNAGLRVLLNIARRILDVEGRIAFHSPSQQAKDIFDQTGFSMVSRIYDTREEAIAGIAGSGVLSTSRDDRRLVSR; encoded by the coding sequence ATGGAGGTCATCAAAGAGAAACGTACCGATATTCAGTTTCTCCATCTCAAAGGACGCATTGATAATACCAATGCCCAGTCTTTAGAGGATAATTTGGTGAAAATCATCGAGGATGGCGCCAGACAGTTGATCGTTGATTGTTCGGAGATCGAATATCTCAACAATGCCGGCCTACGAGTGTTGCTCAACATCGCCAGACGGATTTTGGACGTTGAAGGTAGAATCGCGTTTCATTCCCCCAGCCAGCAGGCAAAAGACATTTTCGATCAAACAGGGTTTTCAATGGTTTCTCGTATTTACGACACACGCGAAGAGGCCATTGCCGGGATCGCTGGCTCCGGGGTTCTTTCAACGTCACGTGACGACAGACGTCTGGTCAGCAGGTAA
- a CDS encoding ABC transporter ATP-binding protein codes for METRKQASIQIINLSKSFVGQKILDDISFEIAAGEVSVVLGPSGSGKTTLLRIIAGLETPDQGAIHLNGQVAHLLPPQMREIGVVFQEHALFQRKTVEQNISFGLETRHIRKSEVLETVDEMLSLISLREHRKKYPAQLSGGQRQRVALARALAFKPGAMLFDEPFSALDAVTRLELRREVRSLLRSSNIPAMFITHDQEEALELGDRIIVLNHGRIEQMGTPFEIYNHPQNEFVATFLGAANVLLGRWREGKVALGRIQLRAMPDVPLLFEQQLVKVIFRPEDVVINFQAQLLDTPYILGRAIVEDVSYIGHSERLVARLMLWSATLSEFGRDSRQLTPVDETYVEGFPLVITRNKWEASEMELASGDTVVVGLKGYRLLPHYPLHSESGAKVFSK; via the coding sequence ATGGAAACACGAAAACAGGCTTCAATTCAGATCATCAACTTGTCAAAAAGTTTTGTCGGCCAAAAAATTCTGGACGACATCAGTTTTGAAATTGCTGCTGGAGAAGTGTCAGTGGTCTTAGGGCCTTCGGGAAGCGGCAAGACAACCCTGCTCCGAATTATTGCCGGTCTTGAAACGCCAGATCAGGGCGCAATCCATTTGAATGGGCAAGTTGCGCATTTGCTGCCTCCGCAGATGCGCGAAATTGGGGTCGTATTTCAGGAACATGCACTATTTCAACGCAAAACAGTCGAACAGAACATATCTTTCGGATTGGAAACGCGCCACATTCGCAAATCTGAGGTTCTGGAAACAGTAGATGAGATGCTGAGTTTGATCAGCTTGCGTGAACATAGGAAAAAATATCCTGCTCAGCTTTCCGGTGGCCAGCGTCAGCGAGTCGCCTTGGCGCGTGCGCTTGCCTTCAAACCCGGAGCAATGTTGTTTGATGAACCATTCAGTGCGCTTGATGCGGTAACACGCTTGGAATTGCGGCGAGAAGTGAGGTCGTTGTTACGCAGCAGCAACATCCCCGCTATGTTTATCACGCACGATCAGGAAGAAGCTTTGGAGTTGGGTGACCGCATCATTGTGCTCAATCACGGACGAATCGAGCAAATGGGCACTCCTTTCGAGATTTACAATCATCCGCAGAATGAATTTGTCGCGACGTTTTTGGGAGCAGCTAATGTTTTGCTGGGTAGATGGCGAGAAGGAAAAGTTGCCTTGGGGCGTATCCAGTTGCGAGCTATGCCCGACGTTCCTCTACTATTTGAACAACAGCTCGTGAAAGTCATTTTTCGTCCGGAAGACGTGGTTATTAACTTTCAGGCTCAGCTGCTCGATACTCCTTACATTCTGGGCCGCGCCATAGTTGAAGATGTTTCCTACATAGGGCACAGCGAACGTTTAGTGGCGCGATTGATGCTTTGGTCTGCGACACTTTCTGAATTTGGAAGGGATTCGCGCCAACTCACGCCAGTTGACGAGACTTATGTCGAAGGATTTCCACTGGTTATCACGCGGAACAAATGGGAGGCATCGGAAATGGAATTGGCCAGTGGGGACACTGTTGTTGTGGGCTTAAAGGGGTATCGGTTGCTGCCGCACTATCCTTTGCACAGTGAATCCGGAGCCAAGGTGTTTTCAAAATAA